From the Opitutia bacterium genome, one window contains:
- a CDS encoding hydroxyacid dehydrogenase, with protein MRTTHKIKAAFFSGPADWLPISPIDYTYGNGRRAQLAALCDLYPRTVTAENLAGMVPELSELEVIFSTWGMPCLTETQLEFFPKLRVLFYAAGSVSHFAAPFLKRGIQIVSAKEANADSVAEFCLGQILLGTKGYFRNSREYRAPEAWPSCHRGPGNYAETVALIGVGAVARKTAALLRHFKLKLLLVEDYLSEAEAHALGGTKVSLEEAFTSAFVVSNHLADFPHTRGAIRTHHFLSMRPGAVFLNTGRGPQVDEAGLVEALARRPDLTALLDVTEAEPLPSGSPLYALPNVHLSTHLAGAMNNEAARLADLVIDEFIAYRDGQPLRHSVAPGSLTQRA; from the coding sequence ATGCGCACCACCCACAAGATCAAAGCCGCGTTTTTCTCCGGGCCCGCCGATTGGCTTCCGATTTCCCCCATCGACTACACCTACGGCAACGGCCGGCGCGCGCAGCTCGCGGCGCTTTGCGACCTGTATCCGCGCACCGTCACGGCGGAGAATCTCGCTGGAATGGTTCCGGAGCTGAGTGAGCTCGAGGTGATTTTTTCGACGTGGGGCATGCCCTGCCTCACGGAAACCCAACTGGAGTTTTTTCCCAAGCTCCGCGTGCTGTTCTACGCCGCCGGTTCGGTGAGTCATTTCGCGGCGCCGTTCCTGAAGCGAGGCATTCAGATCGTAAGCGCTAAGGAGGCAAACGCGGACTCGGTCGCGGAATTCTGCCTGGGGCAAATCCTACTCGGCACCAAGGGCTACTTTCGCAACTCCCGCGAATACCGCGCTCCGGAAGCGTGGCCATCTTGCCATCGCGGACCAGGCAACTACGCGGAGACCGTTGCGCTGATCGGCGTGGGCGCGGTCGCCCGCAAGACCGCGGCGTTGCTGCGGCACTTCAAACTCAAACTCTTGCTGGTGGAGGACTATCTCTCGGAAGCCGAGGCTCACGCGCTCGGCGGCACGAAGGTCTCGCTTGAGGAGGCCTTCACCTCGGCCTTCGTGGTGTCGAACCACCTCGCGGATTTTCCGCATACGCGCGGTGCGATCCGCACCCACCATTTTCTATCCATGCGACCCGGCGCGGTTTTCCTCAACACCGGCCGCGGTCCGCAGGTCGACGAAGCCGGTCTGGTGGAGGCTCTCGCCCGGCGGCCCGATTTGACCGCGCTCCTTGATGTGACTGAGGCCGAGCCGCTGCCGTCCGGGTCGCCGCTGTATGCGCTCCCCAACGTGCATCTGTCCACTCATCTGGCGGGTGCCATGAACAATGAGGCGGCGCGACTCGCCGATCTCGTGATCGACGAGTTCATCGCCTACCGCGATGGACAACCTCTCCGTCACAGCGTCGCGCCGGGGAGTCTGACTCAGCGCGCCTGA
- a CDS encoding polysaccharide deacetylase family protein, with the protein MRFFALSPLKIRPSPNAGARLRLVYQNTIRFPLARGTRHCKERPAFAFTQTASGLARLFQFLKPPVMKIVQCWDDGVVDDIRLCSLLRARGARATFNLNYGLHGAGRGHAWVYQQTKVVQRLALAELHETYLGFTIANHTLTHPFPSRLSLSEWRREVTDGRAQLQDHFQQEVSGFAYPYGEYDDALAEVVRDAGHVYARTCRNATPCLPADDNLMLATDCHHADPAFWERYGAAKAARAPVFYFWGHSYEFMTESDWADFDAKMQRISADPDVQWADLPELFNSSARNRPTF; encoded by the coding sequence ATGCGCTTCTTCGCTCTTTCTCCTCTGAAAATCAGACCCTCGCCCAACGCGGGCGCGCGCCTGCGGCTCGTTTACCAGAACACGATCCGCTTCCCCCTTGCGCGCGGCACGAGGCACTGCAAAGAGCGTCCGGCATTCGCGTTCACTCAGACCGCAAGCGGTCTGGCCCGCCTCTTTCAGTTTCTTAAGCCACCCGTGATGAAGATCGTTCAATGTTGGGATGATGGTGTCGTCGACGACATCCGCTTGTGCTCGCTACTGCGGGCGCGCGGAGCGCGCGCTACTTTCAATCTCAACTACGGACTGCACGGCGCCGGTCGCGGTCACGCTTGGGTCTACCAGCAAACCAAGGTCGTGCAGAGACTGGCTCTCGCCGAACTCCACGAGACGTATCTGGGCTTCACGATCGCAAATCACACGCTAACCCATCCGTTTCCCTCCCGTCTCTCTCTAAGCGAGTGGCGTCGAGAAGTCACCGACGGACGCGCGCAGCTGCAGGATCATTTCCAACAGGAAGTGAGCGGCTTTGCCTATCCCTACGGCGAATACGACGATGCCTTGGCGGAAGTCGTCAGGGATGCGGGCCACGTTTATGCTCGGACTTGTCGCAACGCCACGCCCTGCCTACCCGCAGACGACAATCTGATGCTGGCGACCGATTGCCATCATGCCGACCCGGCCTTTTGGGAGCGCTATGGTGCCGCAAAAGCAGCGCGCGCGCCGGTGTTCTATTTCTGGGGTCACAGCTACGAGTTTATGACCGAGTCCGACTGGGCCGACTTCGATGCGAAAATGCAACGCATCAGCGCCGATCCCGACGTCCAATGGGCCGACTTGCCCGAACTGTTCAACTCCTCGGCGAGGAACCGACCGACCTTCTGA
- a CDS encoding DUF5107 domain-containing protein, with protein MTSLTSAPYILPAGRLGGENPLPVFRSLSENFPINVDPQLPDEERRYAGWKAQFRMLPHRLQDDYDRERQPRAFRSLVLQNKHLRATFLPELGGRLVSLVHLAEQRELLDRNPVFQPANLAIRNAWFSGGIEWNMGCFGHHHLTCSPVFAARVPAPQGYDILRFYEFDRTKAFPWQIDFHLPPDSRCLLARVRLLNPHTHEIPMYWWSNIAVPETPGTRVLVPADTCLHNVGEQPLAIDKMPELFGRDASYSSSLPITHEFFYRLENTRRPWIAAVAEDGKGLGQMSTARLQGRKMFCWGMGSGGRNWQTYLSEPGRAYIEIQAGLARLQAACLPMPARAEWSWTEAYGMLAGDPDTLHSPDWSVARIAAEQGMERLLPVHELETWHQAAAATATLPPREILHVGSGWGALERLRAARQGTHCYLPVEMEFPLSSLTAEQQPWLELLEAGALPACSATTPDPGAYLIQDEWRWLLERALAAGRGDHWLSWYHLGVAHLENYEVAGARSAWERSLALQPTAWAHRNLSQLARQQGQSTVALEHYAQAWACGPHPSALAIEYAQYLADLQLYDRLDAFVGALEPALASHERMTIFRALGALKAGRLDEVAPVFAYPFATIREGELTLTNLWFEWHARQLAAREKVPFDSALLARAQREFPPPCNIDFRLLAGGA; from the coding sequence ATGACCTCGCTCACTTCCGCACCTTACATTCTACCGGCCGGCCGACTCGGCGGCGAGAATCCACTCCCGGTCTTTCGTTCCCTCAGCGAAAATTTCCCGATCAACGTCGATCCGCAGCTGCCGGACGAGGAGCGCCGGTATGCGGGCTGGAAGGCGCAGTTCCGCATGCTGCCGCACCGGCTGCAGGACGACTACGATCGCGAGCGACAGCCACGTGCGTTCCGCTCTCTCGTGCTGCAAAACAAGCATCTGCGCGCCACCTTTCTGCCTGAACTAGGCGGCCGACTCGTCTCGCTCGTGCATTTGGCGGAACAGCGGGAGTTGCTCGATCGCAATCCCGTGTTTCAGCCGGCTAATCTCGCGATTCGCAACGCGTGGTTCAGTGGCGGCATCGAGTGGAATATGGGCTGTTTCGGTCATCATCACCTGACCTGCTCGCCCGTGTTCGCCGCTCGCGTGCCAGCGCCGCAGGGCTACGACATTCTCCGGTTCTACGAATTCGACCGCACGAAGGCGTTCCCGTGGCAGATCGATTTTCACCTTCCGCCCGACTCGCGCTGTCTGCTCGCGCGCGTGCGGCTGCTGAATCCACACACGCACGAGATCCCAATGTATTGGTGGTCGAACATCGCTGTGCCAGAGACTCCCGGCACACGCGTGCTGGTGCCCGCCGACACTTGCCTCCACAACGTCGGCGAGCAACCGCTGGCCATCGACAAGATGCCGGAGCTCTTCGGACGCGACGCGAGCTACAGTTCCTCGTTGCCGATCACGCACGAATTCTTCTACCGCTTGGAGAACACGCGCCGACCATGGATTGCCGCGGTGGCGGAGGACGGGAAAGGACTTGGCCAGATGTCCACCGCCCGACTGCAAGGCCGCAAGATGTTCTGCTGGGGCATGGGCAGCGGCGGGCGAAACTGGCAGACTTATCTTTCCGAGCCGGGTCGCGCCTACATCGAGATCCAGGCCGGACTCGCCAGACTCCAGGCCGCGTGCTTGCCAATGCCCGCGCGTGCCGAGTGGTCATGGACTGAAGCTTACGGCATGCTGGCCGGCGATCCCGACACGTTGCACTCGCCCGACTGGTCCGTGGCACGAATTGCCGCGGAGCAAGGCATGGAGCGTCTGCTGCCGGTCCACGAACTCGAGACCTGGCATCAGGCGGCCGCGGCAACGGCGACACTCCCACCACGCGAGATTCTTCACGTCGGCTCCGGCTGGGGCGCTCTAGAACGGCTGCGGGCCGCACGACAGGGCACACATTGCTACCTCCCGGTCGAGATGGAGTTTCCTCTTTCGAGCCTGACCGCCGAGCAGCAGCCTTGGTTGGAATTGCTCGAGGCGGGCGCGCTGCCCGCATGCTCGGCCACCACACCGGATCCGGGCGCCTATCTGATCCAGGATGAATGGCGCTGGCTGCTCGAGCGCGCACTCGCCGCCGGGCGTGGAGATCATTGGCTCAGCTGGTATCACCTCGGCGTCGCCCACTTGGAAAACTACGAAGTCGCTGGCGCGCGCAGCGCGTGGGAGCGCTCGCTCGCGCTGCAACCGACTGCGTGGGCCCATCGCAACCTGTCGCAGCTCGCACGCCAGCAAGGTCAGTCCACCGTTGCCCTCGAGCATTATGCCCAGGCGTGGGCCTGCGGCCCGCACCCGAGCGCGCTCGCGATCGAATACGCACAATACCTCGCCGACTTGCAGCTCTACGATCGGCTCGATGCCTTTGTCGGCGCACTGGAACCGGCGCTGGCATCCCATGAGCGAATGACGATCTTCCGCGCGCTCGGGGCGCTGAAGGCGGGACGGCTCGACGAGGTCGCACCGGTCTTTGCCTATCCGTTCGCCACGATCCGCGAAGGCGAGCTCACGCTGACGAACCTCTGGTTCGAGTGGCACGCGCGCCAACTGGCCGCGCGCGAAAAGGTGCCATTCGATTCCGCGCTCCTCGCGCGGGCGCAGCGAGAATTTCCGCCGCCGTGCAACATCGACTTTCGGTTGCTGGCGGGCGGCGCCTGA
- a CDS encoding TonB-dependent receptor, with translation MKHLANRCLPLAVLLLTQLPAQTVPPATTDKEAASNTTAKTDDTLVLSPFIVSSSKDQGYRASNSISGSRFDTPIKDLPFALNAFTNEFIQDQHASGLYDIVKYSPGVTFVGGGFDDGNSHFTIRGFDAGSQPLRNGFTGPQVVDPTMVERVEVMKGPSSFLYGQLSPGGIVNVITKRPLNYNQNTLMLSGGSYDYFVANLDSTGPIAKGLDYRLGLTTGQDSHYYDAYDANRWAASGSLAWQINKTGQLMVSYEKFDKDESPLLNPLPTVYDSRLPDGSKNGLFYPGLPRTFNVSSNANYRRTKSSNLVAEYSQGLGEHWNVRAVFASSSRDIAYYNNARFIVGYGVFTTTPVPATASLPAISPENALMRRPNTGHYWGDTHTYNVEAIGKYQLGSVSAKILFGAQNEDQNSDNEKRRAATADYPRAWDLSNPATWNYNEPVPNMPVISFWHDDVTIKSYWAGLTLGFFEDRLLALTGIRHTETETVSTSRLTGDVIPAYVSSANTPQAGVLYKITPEISAYAAYSKSFVPNSADLYDADENYIGPAKDPIGEGFDIGVKAAYLDGKLSGTISAYQIRNNNLIQSIAAFNSAGELAFRSVQTGMTQSRGVEFDVVISPIPNWQTYLAYSHQNAIYYRNPENTALEGVPLLGSVRDMGSVWTKYFFTAGPLKHAYVAGGMTWQGFQKASDQNNALYFRPYALFDLTLGYSTKITGRNTEFALSVKNIANKAYTPSVNTRGDPRMVVLTVTTHL, from the coding sequence ATGAAACACCTCGCTAACCGATGCCTGCCGTTGGCTGTGCTGTTGCTGACCCAGTTGCCAGCTCAGACGGTGCCGCCGGCCACGACGGACAAAGAGGCTGCGTCCAATACCACGGCGAAGACCGACGATACTCTCGTCCTTTCGCCCTTTATCGTCAGCTCCTCGAAAGACCAGGGCTACCGTGCCTCGAACTCGATCTCCGGCTCCCGTTTCGACACTCCGATCAAGGATCTGCCCTTTGCGCTGAATGCTTTCACCAACGAGTTCATCCAGGACCAGCACGCTTCCGGCCTTTACGACATCGTGAAATACAGTCCCGGCGTGACGTTCGTCGGAGGTGGATTCGACGACGGCAATAGCCACTTCACCATCCGCGGCTTCGATGCTGGCAGCCAGCCGCTCCGCAACGGATTCACCGGACCGCAAGTCGTGGACCCCACGATGGTGGAACGCGTCGAGGTCATGAAGGGACCGTCGTCGTTCCTCTACGGCCAGCTTTCGCCCGGCGGCATTGTGAACGTGATCACGAAGCGCCCGTTGAACTATAATCAGAACACGCTCATGCTGAGCGGCGGCAGTTACGACTATTTCGTGGCGAACCTCGACAGCACCGGCCCGATCGCCAAAGGACTCGACTACCGACTTGGCCTGACCACTGGGCAGGACTCGCACTACTACGACGCCTACGATGCCAATCGGTGGGCGGCCTCCGGCTCTCTCGCTTGGCAGATCAACAAGACCGGCCAGCTCATGGTGAGCTACGAGAAGTTCGACAAGGACGAGAGCCCGCTGCTCAACCCCCTGCCGACGGTTTACGACAGCCGCCTGCCGGACGGCAGTAAGAATGGTCTCTTCTATCCCGGCCTCCCGCGAACGTTCAACGTCTCCTCGAACGCCAACTACCGCCGCACGAAGAGCAGCAACCTCGTCGCCGAATACAGCCAGGGTCTGGGCGAGCACTGGAACGTCCGCGCCGTCTTCGCCAGTTCCTCCCGCGACATCGCCTACTACAACAACGCCCGCTTCATTGTCGGCTACGGCGTGTTCACCACGACGCCTGTTCCCGCCACGGCCTCGCTGCCGGCGATCAGTCCCGAGAACGCCCTCATGCGTCGCCCCAACACCGGTCATTACTGGGGCGACACGCACACCTACAACGTGGAGGCGATTGGCAAATATCAGCTCGGCAGTGTTTCCGCCAAGATCCTCTTCGGCGCACAAAACGAAGACCAGAATTCGGACAACGAGAAGCGTCGCGCCGCGACAGCCGATTACCCGCGCGCTTGGGACCTCTCCAATCCGGCCACGTGGAACTACAACGAACCCGTGCCGAACATGCCGGTGATCTCCTTCTGGCACGACGACGTCACCATCAAATCCTACTGGGCCGGGCTGACTCTCGGCTTCTTCGAGGATCGCCTGCTCGCGCTCACCGGCATCCGCCACACGGAGACCGAGACGGTCTCTACCAGTCGGCTGACCGGCGACGTGATCCCCGCCTACGTATCATCGGCCAACACGCCGCAAGCCGGCGTGCTCTACAAGATCACCCCCGAGATCTCCGCCTACGCAGCCTACAGCAAATCCTTCGTTCCGAATTCCGCCGATCTCTACGACGCGGATGAAAACTACATCGGTCCCGCCAAGGACCCGATCGGCGAGGGCTTCGACATCGGCGTGAAGGCCGCCTACCTCGACGGCAAGCTCTCCGGCACGATTAGCGCCTACCAGATCCGCAACAACAACCTCATCCAGTCCATCGCCGCTTTCAATTCCGCAGGCGAACTCGCCTTCCGCAGCGTGCAGACCGGCATGACCCAGAGTCGCGGCGTCGAGTTCGACGTCGTGATCAGCCCCATCCCGAACTGGCAGACCTACCTCGCCTACAGCCACCAGAACGCCATTTATTACCGCAACCCCGAGAACACCGCGCTCGAAGGGGTGCCGCTTCTCGGCTCGGTGCGCGACATGGGCAGCGTGTGGACAAAGTATTTCTTCACCGCGGGCCCGCTGAAACACGCCTATGTCGCGGGCGGCATGACCTGGCAGGGTTTCCAGAAAGCCTCCGATCAGAACAACGCGCTGTATTTCCGCCCCTACGCACTCTTCGATCTGACGCTCGGCTACTCGACTAAAATCACCGGTCGCAACACCGAGTTCGCCCTGTCGGTAAAGAACATCGCCAACAAGGCATACACGCCGTCGGTCAACACGCGGGGGGATCCTCGCATGGTCGTCCTCACAGTCACCACGCACCTCTGA
- a CDS encoding MFS transporter, whose amino-acid sequence MLLFFWLLWGDFTFTLIKDRSIPVIVQLLLKKHGASDLLTGLLLGTVPSLMSVFAAPIVSYYSDRHRGKRGRRIPFLMITTPIAVLAMAGLAAAPWLVRLLPISGGWSEGAVMLCLLGLFWTVFEFSAVTANVIFLGLINDVVPTNLLGRFFGLFRILALLAGMGFNLWLLGAAETHHTLIFAGMAGLYGVGFSLTCLRVKEGDYPPPTAAPPGGGWGAARRYFAECFTEPFYRWVFAYFALVNVAFFPINLYNIYLARSLEVDMAFYGKLLAFSYLLSLLMSYPIGALADRYHPFRVSWVCVALYTVFCLVAGVVTTSGAAFSVIFVLHTFLVGMVITAISSLGQRLFPRSRFAQFSSAALMLLALLQIIFAPVVGWLLDAFGHAYRHTYTLGFAVNLAVLATGVVVARKIRRLGGYTNYQPPGETPAGNP is encoded by the coding sequence GTGCTGCTGTTCTTTTGGCTGCTTTGGGGCGATTTCACGTTCACGCTGATTAAGGACCGTTCAATCCCCGTCATTGTCCAGCTGCTGTTGAAGAAGCATGGTGCCTCCGATCTCCTGACGGGGCTGCTCCTCGGCACGGTGCCAAGTTTGATGAGCGTCTTTGCGGCGCCGATCGTGAGCTACTACTCCGATCGCCACCGCGGCAAGCGCGGCCGACGCATACCGTTCCTGATGATCACCACGCCGATCGCGGTGTTGGCGATGGCCGGGCTCGCGGCGGCGCCATGGCTGGTTCGCCTCCTTCCCATCAGCGGTGGCTGGAGCGAGGGCGCGGTGATGCTTTGCCTGCTCGGGCTTTTCTGGACGGTCTTCGAGTTTTCCGCCGTGACCGCCAACGTGATCTTTCTCGGCCTGATTAACGACGTCGTTCCGACGAATCTGCTCGGTCGTTTCTTCGGACTCTTCCGTATCCTCGCCCTGCTGGCCGGCATGGGTTTCAACCTCTGGTTGCTCGGCGCGGCGGAAACGCATCACACGTTGATTTTCGCTGGCATGGCTGGGCTCTACGGCGTCGGCTTCTCCCTGACGTGCCTGCGGGTGAAAGAAGGCGACTATCCGCCGCCGACCGCGGCGCCGCCTGGCGGCGGCTGGGGAGCGGCGCGACGTTACTTCGCGGAGTGTTTCACCGAGCCGTTCTACCGCTGGGTGTTTGCCTATTTCGCGCTGGTGAACGTCGCGTTCTTTCCCATCAACCTCTACAACATCTACCTCGCGCGCAGCCTCGAGGTTGACATGGCGTTCTACGGCAAGTTGCTCGCGTTCTCCTACCTGCTTTCGCTGCTGATGTCGTATCCGATCGGGGCGCTTGCGGATCGCTATCATCCGTTCCGCGTCAGCTGGGTCTGCGTGGCGCTGTATACCGTTTTCTGTCTGGTGGCTGGAGTTGTCACGACAAGCGGCGCCGCGTTTTCGGTCATCTTCGTTCTCCACACGTTCCTGGTCGGCATGGTCATCACGGCGATCTCCTCGCTGGGACAGCGGCTATTTCCTCGGTCGCGATTCGCCCAGTTCTCCTCTGCAGCGCTCATGCTGCTCGCGCTCCTGCAAATCATCTTTGCGCCCGTGGTCGGCTGGCTTCTCGACGCGTTCGGCCATGCCTATCGCCACACCTACACGCTGGGCTTCGCCGTCAACCTCGCGGTGTTGGCCACTGGTGTTGTCGTTGCGCGCAAAATCCGGCGTCTCGGCGGCTATACCAATTATCAGCCGCCGGGCGAAACACCGGCCGGCAATCCCTGA